One Campylobacter concisus DNA window includes the following coding sequences:
- a CDS encoding MOSC domain-containing protein → MATLKALLIGEVKNYGSQNATDKLNLPWSSAIFKVAQNGEIFANELGFEGDSVADTKHHGGPEKAVFANSFANYAEWEKFLGLKNMAYGAMGENLCVDGLDESCVYVGDIHKVGSLVLQVSQPRKPCFKLSKRWGNENMATHIFETGLTGWYYRVLTPGSCKAGDAIEVIESDPVHMSILEINRLFYAPSENLNLLEKFNALTTLTNGWHDDMKRRIEGIYSTEFMRTL, encoded by the coding sequence ATGGCAACACTGAAAGCTTTACTAATCGGCGAGGTGAAAAACTACGGCTCACAAAATGCAACTGATAAGCTAAATTTACCTTGGAGCTCAGCTATTTTTAAAGTGGCTCAAAACGGCGAAATTTTCGCAAATGAGCTTGGTTTTGAGGGCGATAGCGTCGCTGATACGAAGCACCACGGCGGCCCTGAAAAGGCAGTCTTTGCAAATTCGTTTGCAAACTACGCCGAGTGGGAGAAATTTTTAGGATTAAAAAATATGGCTTATGGGGCGATGGGGGAGAATTTATGCGTTGATGGGCTTGATGAGAGCTGCGTCTATGTGGGCGATATCCACAAGGTGGGCTCGCTTGTGCTTCAAGTCTCGCAGCCTAGAAAGCCATGCTTTAAGCTCTCAAAAAGATGGGGCAATGAAAATATGGCTACTCACATCTTTGAAACAGGCCTTACTGGCTGGTACTACCGCGTCCTTACGCCAGGATCGTGCAAAGCAGGCGACGCGATAGAGGTTATAGAGAGTGACCCAGTTCATATGAGTATTTTAGAGATAAACAGGCTCTTTTACGCGCCAAGTGAAAATTTAAATTTACTTGAGAAATTTAACGCCCTCACCACTCTTACAAATGGCTGGCATGATGATATGAAAAGACGCATTGAGGGAATTTATAGCACCGAATTTATGAGAACACTATAA
- the ruvC gene encoding crossover junction endodeoxyribonuclease RuvC has product MVMKILGIDPGTKNCGYAILEKSKFKTILLEAGLIKIKPNTLQYQITELCEGLDLIFKNHKFDEVAIEDIFFAYNPKTVLKLAQFRGALSLKILQLHGDFAEYTPLQVKKTVTGKAKADKEQVAFMVKKILGINKEIKPLDITDAIAIALTHANNLRIN; this is encoded by the coding sequence ATTGTGATGAAAATTTTAGGAATCGATCCAGGCACGAAAAATTGCGGTTACGCGATACTTGAAAAGAGCAAATTTAAAACTATACTTCTTGAAGCTGGACTTATAAAGATAAAGCCAAACACACTTCAATACCAAATAACAGAGCTTTGCGAGGGGCTTGATCTCATCTTTAAAAACCATAAATTTGACGAGGTTGCGATAGAGGACATCTTCTTTGCCTACAACCCAAAAACGGTCTTAAAGCTCGCTCAGTTTCGCGGGGCACTTAGTCTTAAAATTTTGCAGCTTCATGGGGACTTTGCCGAATATACGCCGCTTCAAGTAAAAAAAACAGTCACTGGCAAGGCAAAGGCTGATAAAGAGCAAGTGGCATTTATGGTGAAGAAAATTTTAGGTATAAATAAAGAGATAAAACCGCTTGATATCACCGATGCGATCGCGATCGCGCTAACTCACGCGAATAATTTAAGAATAAACTAA